The proteins below come from a single Streptomyces sp. MRC013 genomic window:
- a CDS encoding sigma factor-like helix-turn-helix DNA-binding protein encodes MSQSSPPSAPSPTPVESFDALYARAAPALVHQAYLLTGGRRHAFDSVEHAFQRAWEHWPEVARDPDPVGWVRARTHEYALAPWHRFRRWAGRPGPPPADPAHRSLLGLPPLYRRTLLLCDGLGLGMEAAAAETAATVPAAASRLHHARAALGQRAPALADPGAQRAWLSGLVSAVSTATLPLARSVRTGSERRLRALTRTVYGTTALLVCAVLLAALTAAAARPGPAAPRDRVVDGAPHHGGHGAPRP; translated from the coding sequence ATGAGCCAGAGCAGTCCGCCGTCCGCCCCCTCCCCGACCCCCGTCGAGTCCTTCGACGCGCTCTACGCCCGCGCCGCCCCGGCGCTGGTGCACCAGGCGTACCTGCTCACCGGCGGCCGCAGACACGCCTTCGACTCGGTCGAGCACGCCTTCCAGCGCGCCTGGGAGCACTGGCCGGAGGTCGCCCGCGACCCCGACCCGGTCGGCTGGGTGCGGGCGCGGACCCACGAGTACGCCCTCGCGCCCTGGCACCGGTTCCGGCGGTGGGCCGGACGCCCCGGGCCCCCGCCCGCCGACCCCGCCCACCGGTCCCTGCTCGGACTGCCGCCGCTGTACCGCCGCACCCTCCTGCTCTGCGACGGCCTCGGCCTGGGAATGGAGGCGGCCGCCGCCGAGACCGCGGCCACCGTCCCGGCCGCGGCGAGCCGGCTGCACCACGCGCGCGCCGCGCTCGGGCAGCGGGCCCCCGCGCTCGCGGACCCCGGGGCCCAGCGCGCGTGGCTGAGCGGGCTGGTCTCGGCGGTGTCGACCGCCACGCTCCCGCTGGCCCGGTCCGTCCGCACCGGCAGCGAGCGCCGCCTGCGCGCCCTGACGCGGACGGTGTACGGGACGACGGCCCTGCTCGTCTGCGCCGTCCTGCTGGCGGCCCTCACCGCGGCCGCCGCCCGCCCCGGGCCGGCGGCCCCGCGGGACCGCGTCGTCGACGGGGCGCCGCACCACGGCGGCCACGGGGCTCCGCGACCCTGA
- a CDS encoding HAD-IA family hydrolase — protein MSPGTDRGPVVPALRSARAVVFDTDGVLVDSARVHAAAWKAAFDAYLSGLPPGTADAPARRPFDAAGEYRRYVDGRSRRDGAAAFLAARGLPADPAAVEAVAADKERHFTRRLSERPVDAYPGSVRLLRALRAAGVPVAAASASRHARGLLERSGLLGLLDALVDGVEAARLGLPGKPDPALFLEAARRLGVPAGRCALVEDALAGVEAGRRGGFGPVVGVDRGASPATAEALRRHGADLVVADPAELLAVRGERPS, from the coding sequence ATGAGCCCAGGCACGGACCGCGGCCCGGTGGTCCCCGCACTGCGGTCCGCGCGGGCCGTCGTGTTCGACACCGACGGGGTGCTCGTCGACTCGGCGCGGGTCCACGCGGCGGCCTGGAAGGCGGCGTTCGACGCGTACCTGAGCGGCCTGCCGCCCGGGACGGCGGACGCCCCGGCGCGGCGGCCGTTCGACGCGGCCGGGGAGTACCGGCGGTACGTGGACGGGCGGTCCCGGCGGGACGGGGCGGCGGCGTTCCTGGCGGCGCGCGGGCTGCCCGCGGATCCGGCCGCCGTGGAGGCCGTCGCCGCCGACAAGGAGCGGCACTTCACCCGGCGGCTCAGCGAGCGCCCCGTGGACGCCTACCCGGGTTCGGTGCGGCTGCTGCGGGCGCTGCGTGCGGCGGGGGTGCCGGTGGCGGCCGCGTCGGCGTCCCGGCACGCCCGCGGGCTGCTGGAGCGGTCCGGGCTGCTCGGGCTGCTCGACGCGCTGGTGGACGGGGTGGAGGCGGCCCGGCTGGGGCTGCCCGGCAAGCCGGACCCGGCGCTGTTCCTGGAGGCGGCGCGGCGGCTCGGCGTGCCGGCCGGGCGGTGCGCGCTGGTGGAGGACGCGCTGGCGGGCGTGGAGGCGGGGCGGCGCGGCGGGTTCGGTCCGGTGGTGGGCGTCGACCGGGGGGCCTCCCCGGCCACGGCGGAGGCGCTGCGCCGCCACGGCGCCGACCTCGTCGTGGCGGATCCGGCGGAGCTGCTCGCCGTGCGGGGGGAACGGCCGTCGTGA
- a CDS encoding glycosyl hydrolase family 65 protein: protein MSDWTWEFEGYAAEREALREALCTLGNGYFATRGALPECAADGTHYPGTYAAGCYDRLASEVAGRRVENEDVVNLPNWLPVRYRMAGGAEPGPWLAPAHEFLTDHSLTLDLRGGVLERCSRYEDDSGRRLAVRQLRLVHMGDPHVAALRTEFTAENWAGTLQVEAALDGSVANTGVARYRQLASRHLEDVATGETADGRVWLGCRTATSGVRIGLASRTTAPGDAEVVHGDGRVTQRYLLSLPPGATAVVDKVVALHTSRDPAISDPLHAAVDRVGRADGFGELLASHRTAWQQLWRRAELEVPDGAGRILRLHLFHVLQTLSPHTADLDVGVPARGLHGEAYRGHVFWDELFVLPYLNLHFPEVSRALLTYRHRRLGRARDAARDAGRTGAMYPWQSGADGREETQRLHLNPLSGRWLPDHSHLQHHVGSAVAYNVWRYWEATGDDEFLHTKGAEMLLEVARFWAGSAVYDEGLDRYRIRGVMGPDEYHDAYPGARRPGLDDNAYTNVTAAWVLARALELMAGLPEPRRRELEERIGLHHGELALWEDVSRRLYVPFHNGVISQFHGYGELAELDWDGLRHAYGDIRRLDRILEAEGDTVNRYQASKQADVLMLGYLFPPAELRGLLRRLGHVLDDGTWWRTVDYYLRRTSHGSTLSVLVHGWVLARVRRAGAWEFCQEALEADIADLHGGTTGEGIHLGAMAGTLDLVQRGLTGLDTRGGVLRLDPVRLPELSEYAFTLRFHGHWGVRLRVTPGSLHVAVPESGVAPIDIELPGAAVSIEPGRSVRLPLPE, encoded by the coding sequence GTGAGCGACTGGACGTGGGAGTTCGAGGGGTACGCCGCCGAGCGCGAGGCGCTGCGGGAGGCGCTGTGCACCCTGGGCAACGGCTACTTCGCGACGCGCGGCGCGCTCCCGGAGTGCGCGGCGGACGGGACGCACTACCCGGGGACGTACGCGGCCGGCTGCTACGACCGGCTGGCGTCGGAGGTGGCGGGGCGGCGCGTCGAGAACGAGGACGTGGTGAACCTGCCGAACTGGCTGCCCGTGCGCTACCGCATGGCCGGCGGCGCGGAGCCCGGTCCGTGGCTGGCCCCGGCGCACGAGTTCCTCACCGACCACTCCCTCACCCTCGACCTGCGCGGCGGCGTCCTGGAGCGGTGCAGCCGGTACGAGGACGATTCCGGGCGGCGGCTGGCCGTGCGCCAGCTGCGGCTGGTCCACATGGGCGATCCGCACGTGGCGGCGCTGCGCACGGAGTTCACCGCCGAGAACTGGGCGGGGACGCTGCAGGTGGAGGCCGCGCTGGACGGCTCGGTCGCCAACACGGGCGTGGCGCGGTACCGGCAGCTGGCGTCGCGGCACCTGGAGGACGTGGCGACCGGCGAGACGGCGGACGGCCGGGTGTGGCTGGGCTGCCGCACGGCCACCTCCGGCGTCCGGATCGGGCTGGCCTCGCGGACGACGGCGCCGGGGGACGCCGAGGTGGTGCACGGCGACGGGCGGGTGACGCAGCGGTACCTGCTGTCGCTGCCGCCGGGCGCGACGGCGGTGGTCGACAAGGTGGTGGCGCTGCACACCTCGCGCGACCCGGCGATCTCCGATCCGCTGCACGCGGCGGTGGACCGGGTGGGCCGGGCGGACGGCTTCGGCGAGCTGCTGGCGTCGCACCGCACGGCGTGGCAGCAGCTGTGGCGGCGGGCCGAGCTGGAGGTGCCGGACGGGGCGGGCCGCATCCTGCGGCTGCACCTGTTCCACGTGCTGCAGACGCTGTCGCCGCACACGGCGGACCTGGACGTGGGCGTGCCGGCGCGCGGGCTGCACGGGGAGGCGTACCGGGGGCACGTGTTCTGGGACGAGCTGTTCGTGCTGCCGTACCTGAACCTGCACTTCCCGGAGGTGTCGCGGGCGCTGCTGACCTACCGCCACCGGAGGTTGGGCCGCGCGCGGGACGCGGCGCGGGACGCGGGCCGGACGGGGGCGATGTACCCGTGGCAGAGCGGCGCCGACGGCCGGGAGGAGACGCAGCGGCTGCACCTCAACCCTCTCTCGGGGCGCTGGCTGCCGGACCACTCGCATCTCCAGCACCACGTGGGGTCGGCCGTCGCGTACAACGTGTGGCGGTACTGGGAGGCGACCGGGGACGACGAGTTCCTGCACACCAAGGGCGCGGAGATGCTGCTGGAGGTCGCCCGGTTCTGGGCGGGTTCGGCGGTGTACGACGAGGGGCTGGACCGGTACCGGATCCGCGGGGTGATGGGGCCCGACGAGTACCACGACGCGTACCCGGGGGCGCGGCGGCCGGGCCTGGACGACAACGCCTACACGAACGTGACGGCGGCCTGGGTGCTGGCGCGGGCCCTGGAGCTGATGGCGGGGCTGCCGGAGCCGCGGCGGCGGGAGTTGGAGGAGCGCATCGGGCTGCACCACGGCGAACTGGCGCTCTGGGAGGACGTGTCGCGGCGGCTGTACGTGCCCTTCCACAACGGGGTGATCAGCCAGTTCCACGGCTACGGGGAGCTGGCCGAGCTGGACTGGGACGGGCTGCGGCACGCGTACGGGGACATCCGGCGGCTGGACCGGATCCTGGAGGCGGAGGGCGACACGGTCAACCGCTACCAGGCGTCCAAGCAGGCGGACGTGCTGATGCTGGGCTACCTCTTCCCGCCGGCGGAGCTGCGGGGGCTGCTGCGGCGGCTGGGGCACGTGCTGGACGACGGGACGTGGTGGCGGACCGTCGACTACTACCTGCGGCGCACGAGCCACGGTTCGACGCTGAGCGTGCTGGTGCACGGGTGGGTGCTGGCACGGGTCCGGCGGGCGGGGGCGTGGGAGTTCTGCCAGGAGGCGCTGGAGGCGGACATCGCGGACCTGCACGGCGGGACGACCGGCGAGGGCATCCACCTGGGCGCGATGGCGGGCACGCTGGACCTGGTGCAGCGGGGGCTGACGGGACTGGACACGCGGGGCGGGGTGCTGCGGCTGGACCCGGTGCGGTTGCCGGAGCTCTCCGAGTACGCGTTCACGCTGAGGTTCCACGGGCACTGGGGGGTGCGGCTGCGGGTGACCCCGGGGAGCCTGCACGTGGCGGTGCCGGAGTCGGGGGTGGCGCCGATCGACATCGAGCTGCCCGGGGCCGCGGTGTCGATCGAGCCGGGGCGGTCAGTGCGGCTGCCGCTGCCGGAGTAG
- a CDS encoding pyridoxal-dependent decarboxylase, producing MLGKLTSVVLDALAEGADARGGPLPAGGPGAVAERLRAACAPVLPEHGTGAEEALRTVVRAVAEGAADPADPWCAAHLHCPPLAVAAAADLAAAALNPSMDSWDQAPSASVLEQEVTAALAALVYPGRTAPDALVTSGGTESNLLALLLARERARAAGAPAVGVVCGATAHHSVRRAAWLLDLPAPVPVDCPGGRTDPEAVGRALARVTGPALVVATAGTTDEGLIDPLPQLAAVAARHGAELHVDAAYGGPLLFSDRLAPLLDGLESAVSVTFDLHKLGWQPVAAGVLAVRDADLLTPLALRTDYLNAADDGEAGLPDLLGRSVRTTRRPDVLKIAATLRALGRTGLGALVEHCVAAAREFAALVDAHPALRRRPGETGISTVLFRPLAADAAPPGEGDALVAEVRRRLLAEGRAVVGRAVAEDADGTRRLWLKATLLHPRAAGEDLAGLLDLAAAAACRAGAPHPPRPGGPR from the coding sequence GTGCTCGGGAAGCTGACCTCGGTGGTGCTCGACGCCCTCGCCGAGGGGGCCGACGCCCGGGGCGGACCGCTGCCCGCCGGCGGACCGGGCGCGGTCGCCGAGCGGTTACGGGCCGCCTGCGCCCCCGTCCTCCCCGAGCACGGCACGGGCGCCGAGGAGGCTCTGCGCACCGTCGTACGGGCCGTCGCCGAGGGCGCCGCCGACCCGGCCGACCCCTGGTGCGCCGCCCACCTCCACTGCCCGCCCCTGGCGGTGGCCGCCGCCGCCGACCTGGCCGCCGCCGCCCTCAACCCGTCGATGGACTCCTGGGACCAGGCCCCCTCCGCGTCGGTCCTGGAGCAGGAGGTCACGGCCGCCCTCGCCGCCCTCGTCTACCCGGGGCGCACCGCGCCCGACGCACTGGTCACCAGCGGCGGCACCGAGTCCAATCTCCTCGCCCTGCTCCTCGCCCGCGAACGGGCCCGCGCCGCCGGGGCCCCGGCGGTCGGAGTCGTGTGCGGTGCCACCGCCCACCACAGCGTGCGGCGCGCCGCCTGGCTGCTGGACCTGCCCGCCCCCGTCCCCGTCGACTGCCCCGGCGGGCGGACCGACCCGGAGGCGGTCGGCCGGGCCCTGGCCCGCGTCACCGGACCCGCCCTGGTGGTGGCCACCGCCGGCACCACCGACGAGGGGCTGATCGACCCGCTCCCGCAGCTCGCCGCCGTGGCGGCACGGCACGGCGCGGAGCTGCACGTGGACGCCGCGTACGGCGGACCGCTGCTGTTCAGCGACCGGCTCGCGCCGCTCCTCGACGGCCTGGAGTCGGCCGTCTCCGTCACGTTCGACCTGCACAAACTGGGCTGGCAGCCGGTCGCCGCCGGGGTCCTCGCCGTCCGCGACGCGGACCTGCTCACCCCGCTGGCCCTGCGCACGGACTACCTCAACGCCGCCGACGACGGCGAGGCCGGCCTGCCGGACCTGCTGGGCCGCTCCGTCCGCACCACCCGGCGCCCCGACGTGCTGAAGATCGCCGCCACCCTGCGGGCACTGGGCCGCACCGGCCTCGGTGCGCTCGTCGAGCACTGCGTGGCCGCCGCGCGGGAGTTCGCCGCGCTCGTCGACGCCCATCCGGCGCTGCGCCGCCGCCCCGGCGAGACCGGCATCAGCACCGTGCTGTTCCGGCCGCTGGCCGCCGACGCGGCGCCGCCCGGGGAGGGCGACGCGCTGGTCGCGGAGGTCCGCCGCCGACTCCTGGCCGAGGGGCGCGCGGTGGTGGGACGGGCCGTCGCCGAGGACGCCGACGGCACCCGGCGGCTGTGGCTGAAGGCCACCCTGCTCCACCCGCGGGCCGCCGGCGAGGACCTGGCCGGCCTGCTCGACCTGGCCGCCGCGGCCGCGTGCCGCGCCGGCGCCCCCCACCCGCCACGACCGGGAGGACCCCGATGA
- a CDS encoding diaminobutyrate--2-oxoglutarate transaminase family protein produces the protein MPNGALRAELLERQERRESSARTYARTLPVAPVRAAGAVVTGADGRTYLDCLSGAGTLALGHNHPATVAALRSVLESGAPLHTLDMITPQKDSFSGELLRRLPGGLRDAARLHFCSPAGTDAVEAALKLARHATGRRGVVAFTGAYHGMTLGASAVSGPPRMSGAVGADGLPVTRLPYPYGLRCPFGTGDGGRSGELSARLLESLVTDPGSGVGTPAAVILEVVQGEGGVVEGPDAWLREVRRITAEHGIVLVVDEVQTGIGRTGRYWACERAGVTPDVLVISKAVGGGLPLALIAYRPELDTWCPGHHTGTFRGNTLAMVAGEIALRTVAEEQLAERALKLGERIRRDLRGIAADDRSFGEVRGRGLMIGVELVDPDGTPDRNGVPPGDPVRARALRAACLERGLILELGGRDDTVVRLLPPLVLTDEQADSVVERLASAAEATR, from the coding sequence ATGCCGAACGGTGCGCTGCGCGCCGAACTCCTCGAGCGCCAGGAGCGGCGCGAGTCCTCCGCCCGTACCTATGCGCGCACCCTGCCGGTCGCCCCGGTGCGCGCCGCCGGAGCGGTGGTCACCGGTGCCGACGGGCGCACCTACCTGGACTGCCTCTCCGGCGCCGGCACCCTCGCGCTGGGACACAACCACCCGGCCACCGTCGCGGCCCTCCGGTCGGTCCTCGAGTCCGGCGCGCCCCTGCACACCCTGGACATGATCACCCCTCAGAAGGACTCCTTCTCCGGGGAGTTGCTCCGCCGGCTGCCCGGCGGCCTGCGGGACGCGGCGCGGCTGCACTTCTGCAGCCCGGCCGGGACGGACGCGGTCGAGGCGGCCCTGAAGCTGGCCCGGCACGCGACGGGCCGGCGCGGGGTCGTCGCCTTCACCGGCGCCTACCACGGGATGACGCTCGGCGCGTCCGCCGTCTCCGGGCCGCCCCGCATGAGCGGCGCGGTCGGCGCGGACGGCCTGCCGGTGACCCGCCTCCCCTACCCGTACGGGCTGCGCTGCCCGTTCGGCACCGGCGACGGCGGGCGGTCCGGGGAGCTGTCGGCGCGCCTGCTGGAGAGCCTGGTCACCGACCCCGGCAGCGGGGTGGGGACGCCCGCCGCGGTCATCCTGGAGGTCGTCCAGGGCGAGGGCGGCGTCGTCGAGGGCCCGGACGCGTGGCTGCGGGAGGTCCGCCGGATCACCGCGGAGCACGGCATCGTCCTCGTGGTCGACGAGGTGCAGACCGGCATCGGCCGCACCGGCCGCTACTGGGCCTGCGAACGCGCCGGGGTCACCCCCGACGTGCTCGTCATCTCCAAGGCCGTCGGCGGCGGACTGCCGCTCGCGCTCATCGCCTACCGCCCCGAACTCGACACCTGGTGCCCCGGCCACCACACGGGGACCTTCCGCGGCAACACGCTCGCCATGGTCGCCGGGGAGATCGCCCTGCGCACGGTCGCCGAGGAGCAACTGGCCGAACGGGCGCTGAAACTGGGCGAGCGGATCCGCCGCGACCTGCGCGGGATCGCGGCCGACGACCGGTCCTTCGGCGAGGTGCGCGGGCGCGGGCTGATGATCGGCGTCGAGCTGGTCGACCCGGACGGCACCCCCGACCGGAACGGCGTCCCGCCCGGCGACCCCGTGCGCGCCCGGGCCCTCCGCGCGGCGTGTCTGGAGCGCGGGCTGATCCTGGAGCTCGGCGGCCGCGACGACACCGTGGTGCGCCTCCTGCCGCCCCTGGTCCTCACCGACGAGCAGGCCGACTCCGTCGTGGAGCGCCTCGCCTCCGCCGCCGAGGCCACCCGGTGA
- a CDS encoding DUF2267 domain-containing protein, with translation MRHDEFLARVRERGEYRDQEEAAQITRAVLEVLGHRITPGEASDLAAQLPGDLGDVLTADAGEGRPTDRFGIEEFYRRVGERTGARPRTAQWDASAVLSTLADAVSGGELNQVISQLPSSYAVLFGKADLSD, from the coding sequence ATGCGGCACGACGAGTTCCTCGCCCGGGTCCGGGAGCGCGGAGAGTACCGCGACCAGGAGGAGGCCGCGCAGATCACCCGGGCGGTACTGGAGGTGCTCGGCCACCGCATCACGCCCGGCGAGGCGTCCGACCTGGCGGCGCAGTTGCCCGGGGACCTGGGCGACGTGCTCACCGCGGACGCCGGCGAGGGCCGTCCCACCGACCGGTTCGGCATCGAGGAGTTCTACCGGCGCGTCGGCGAACGCACCGGCGCCCGCCCCCGCACCGCCCAGTGGGACGCGAGCGCCGTCCTGTCGACCCTGGCCGACGCCGTCTCGGGCGGTGAGCTGAACCAGGTCATCAGCCAGCTTCCCAGCAGCTACGCCGTCCTCTTCGGCAAGGCGGACCTGTCGGACTGA
- a CDS encoding discoidin domain-containing protein encodes MTRPSPTRRGILALLSLLVTAAALALGPSATSGAEAPPGWWEPVARPVPDSQINVTGEPFRGTDPRGRVRGFVDAHNHIMSNEAFGGRLICGKAFSEHGVADALKDCPEHYPDGSLALFDFITEGGDGKHDPNGWPTFADWPAHDSLTHQQNYYAWIERAWRGGQRVLVNHLVTNGVICSLYFFKDRGCDEMTSLRLQARKTYEMQAYVDRMYGGPGKGWFRIVTDSAQAREVVRQGRLAVVLGVETSEPFGCKHVGDAARCDREDIDRGLDELYGLGVRSMFLCHKFDNALCGVRFDSGALGTAVNVGQFLSTGTFWKTERCTGPQHDNPIGGAPAPGAEAKLPPGVAVPAYAQDARCNVRGLTDLGEYAVRGMMRRGMMLEIDHMSVKAAGRALDVLESESYPGVLSSHSWMDADWTERVYRLGGFIAQYMHGAEEFTAEARRTDALRTRYGIGYGYGTDMNGVGGWPAPRGADVPDPVRYPFRTADGGSVVDRQTTGQRTWDLNEDGAAHYGLVPDWVEDIRVTGGGDVVDDLLLGAESYLRTWGASERHGLGANLAAGATATASSTQWWDPLTGHAPGRAVDGDTRTRWASEWSDDQWLRIDLGAVRAVGRVTLDWEEAYARAYRVEVSADGSAWRTAWSTTAGDGGLDTARFAPEQARYVRVHGLERGTRWGYSLREVGVYGGS; translated from the coding sequence ATGACCCGACCCTCCCCCACCAGGCGCGGAATCCTCGCGCTGCTGTCCCTCCTCGTCACCGCGGCGGCCCTGGCCCTGGGCCCCTCCGCGACCTCCGGCGCCGAGGCGCCGCCAGGCTGGTGGGAGCCCGTCGCCCGGCCCGTGCCCGACTCGCAGATCAACGTCACCGGTGAGCCCTTCCGGGGCACCGACCCCCGGGGCAGAGTGCGCGGCTTCGTCGACGCCCACAACCACATCATGTCCAACGAGGCCTTCGGCGGCCGCCTGATCTGCGGCAAGGCGTTCTCCGAGCACGGCGTCGCCGACGCGCTGAAGGACTGCCCCGAGCACTACCCCGACGGCTCCCTCGCCCTGTTCGACTTCATCACCGAGGGCGGCGACGGCAAGCACGACCCGAACGGCTGGCCGACCTTCGCGGACTGGCCCGCCCACGACTCGCTGACCCACCAGCAGAACTACTACGCCTGGATCGAGCGCGCCTGGCGCGGCGGCCAGCGCGTCCTCGTCAACCACCTCGTCACCAACGGTGTCATCTGCTCCCTGTACTTCTTCAAGGACCGCGGCTGCGACGAGATGACGTCCCTCCGCCTCCAGGCGCGGAAGACGTACGAGATGCAGGCGTACGTGGACCGGATGTACGGCGGGCCCGGCAAGGGCTGGTTCCGGATCGTCACCGACAGCGCCCAGGCCCGCGAGGTCGTCCGGCAGGGCAGGCTCGCCGTCGTCCTCGGCGTCGAGACGTCCGAGCCGTTCGGCTGCAAGCACGTCGGCGACGCGGCGCGGTGCGACCGCGAGGACATCGACCGCGGCCTCGACGAACTGTACGGGCTCGGCGTGCGCAGCATGTTCCTGTGCCACAAGTTCGACAACGCCCTGTGCGGCGTCCGCTTCGACTCCGGCGCCCTGGGCACGGCCGTCAACGTCGGCCAGTTCCTGTCCACCGGCACCTTCTGGAAGACCGAGCGGTGCACCGGCCCGCAGCACGACAACCCCATCGGCGGAGCCCCCGCCCCCGGCGCCGAGGCGAAGCTCCCGCCCGGCGTCGCCGTCCCCGCCTACGCGCAGGACGCCCGGTGCAACGTCCGCGGCCTCACCGACCTCGGCGAGTACGCGGTGCGCGGGATGATGCGGCGCGGCATGATGCTGGAGATCGACCACATGAGCGTCAAGGCCGCCGGCCGCGCCCTGGACGTCCTGGAGTCCGAGTCCTACCCGGGGGTCCTCTCCTCGCACAGCTGGATGGACGCCGACTGGACCGAGCGCGTCTACCGCCTCGGCGGCTTCATCGCCCAGTACATGCACGGCGCCGAGGAGTTCACGGCCGAGGCCAGGCGCACCGACGCCCTGCGCACCCGGTACGGGATCGGGTACGGGTACGGCACCGACATGAACGGGGTCGGCGGCTGGCCCGCCCCGCGCGGCGCCGACGTCCCCGACCCGGTGCGCTACCCCTTCCGCACCGCCGACGGGGGCTCCGTCGTCGACCGGCAGACCACCGGGCAGCGCACCTGGGACCTCAACGAGGACGGCGCCGCCCACTACGGGCTCGTGCCCGACTGGGTGGAGGACATCCGGGTCACCGGGGGCGGGGACGTCGTGGACGACCTGCTCCTGGGCGCCGAGTCGTACCTGCGCACCTGGGGCGCCTCCGAACGCCACGGCCTGGGCGCGAACCTCGCGGCGGGCGCGACCGCCACGGCGAGCTCCACCCAGTGGTGGGACCCGCTCACCGGCCACGCGCCCGGCAGGGCCGTCGACGGGGACACCCGCACCCGCTGGGCCAGCGAATGGAGCGACGACCAGTGGCTCCGGATCGACCTGGGGGCGGTCCGCGCCGTCGGGCGCGTCACCCTCGACTGGGAGGAGGCGTACGCGAGGGCGTACCGCGTGGAGGTCTCCGCCGACGGATCGGCCTGGCGCACCGCCTGGTCCACCACGGCCGGCGACGGCGGCCTCGACACGGCGCGCTTCGCCCCCGAGCAGGCCCGGTACGTCCGCGTCCACGGGTTGGAACGCGGCACGCGGTGGGGATACTCGCTCCGCGAGGTGGGCGTCTACGGCGGGAGTTGA
- a CDS encoding ATP-binding protein, with protein MATGTPMNDGADRRDAGDLEARFEGAPQDVTAARLLTDRYLDALERLAAPSEPDRRDDVLLVVTELTGNAVQYAPGPFSLRLRRTFDGVHIVVRDGNPRPPVPRPWSPADSTGSVGWHLVKALATQVSVLTGPEGKDVHVFLPW; from the coding sequence GTGGCCACCGGCACGCCCATGAACGACGGCGCCGACCGGCGCGACGCCGGGGACCTGGAGGCCCGCTTCGAGGGGGCACCGCAGGACGTGACCGCGGCCAGACTCCTCACCGACCGCTATCTGGACGCCCTGGAGCGCCTCGCGGCGCCCTCGGAACCGGACCGGCGCGACGACGTGCTGCTCGTCGTCACCGAACTGACGGGCAACGCCGTGCAGTACGCGCCGGGCCCGTTCTCCCTGCGGCTGCGGCGCACCTTCGACGGCGTCCACATCGTCGTGCGGGACGGCAACCCGCGCCCGCCGGTCCCCCGCCCCTGGTCGCCCGCCGACAGCACCGGGTCCGTGGGCTGGCACCTGGTGAAGGCCCTCGCCACCCAGGTGTCGGTGCTGACCGGGCCCGAGGGCAAGGACGTCCACGTCTTCCTGCCCTGGTGA
- a CDS encoding DUF2165 domain-containing protein — protein MADGEARAGTRRARWRTLGTVPFAATALTGTLAVHMALVAFGNSTDFGTNRQFVRHVLAMDTTFRDPDLMWRAVESPVLQDAAYVVIIAWEVLTAAVLLLATALWCAALRRGSRARARAASTAGLVMVLLLFGFGFMAVGGEWFAMWQSADWNGLDAAARNVALAAFTLLVVHLPYPAAHGDAPESAG, from the coding sequence ATGGCGGACGGCGAGGCACGGGCGGGCACCCGGCGGGCACGGTGGCGGACCCTCGGCACGGTGCCGTTCGCCGCGACGGCGCTGACCGGCACCCTCGCCGTCCACATGGCGCTGGTCGCCTTCGGCAACAGCACGGACTTCGGGACGAACCGGCAGTTCGTCCGGCACGTCCTCGCCATGGACACGACGTTCAGGGACCCCGACCTGATGTGGCGGGCCGTCGAGTCGCCCGTCCTCCAGGACGCCGCCTACGTGGTGATCATCGCCTGGGAGGTCCTGACCGCCGCCGTCCTCCTCCTCGCCACCGCCCTGTGGTGCGCCGCACTGCGTCGGGGTTCCCGCGCCCGCGCCCGCGCGGCGAGCACGGCCGGACTCGTCATGGTCCTGCTGCTGTTCGGGTTCGGGTTCATGGCCGTCGGCGGCGAGTGGTTCGCGATGTGGCAGTCCGCCGACTGGAACGGCCTCGACGCGGCCGCCCGCAACGTCGCGCTGGCCGCGTTCACGCTCCTGGTGGTGCACCTGCCGTACCCGGCCGCGCACGGCGACGCCCCGGAGAGCGCCGGGTGA